The following DNA comes from Pseudomonas sp. MYb118.
TGCTTATGGGGCCACCACACGAAACAGATCGGCCTCAAGCCGGTGTCTGCAACCGCAAGACCAACGCAACTCTGGCCGTTCGAGAAACGACGCCCGAGAACCGATGATCGAAATGCTCAACAGTGCACTGCGGGCACTGCGCTCTGGGGTAGCATCGTGAAACGTACCCGAACGTCTCGGGCTGCGATCCACGGTCTATCGGAGATCTCTCAGCTATCGTGTGCAGTGATGCCTCGATCATAGACCTTATCCGCTCCTATTGGTTATCATGCAATAACCGATGGTAGCTCATCCTTTGAACTACATTGACCGAAGGTTGTGAATTCCCATCACACGATTCACTTCACAACAAGGCGATCGCTAGCCAGATTAAGATTTAAGAAAATTTAAATTGTTGTCTGCCAGATGAAAATTTAGGTTGCGGCACTTAAAATCTCATCCAAAGCAATAGACAAAAAACCAATACCGAAATAAAATCAGACTCGATAAAAACTTGCAAATAGGATTGCAATGAAAGAATTAGACGCCCATCACAAACTTGCAGAAATTAACTCCATAAAAGTACTCGGCGACTGGTTAGATCGCTGTAAAAATGCTCGTGACGGACATTACAAAAGAGCTGAAGCCCTATTTTATCGCTCACAGACCCTTGGGTATATACTTATATATGCGACGGTCTTCGTCACAGTATTTTCATTCTTCCCAATTGATACTAAATCAATTTTTTTTGGAGCATAACCAAACAACATATATTAGTTCTTACGGGGTGTATTTCAGCAGTAATTTCCGGAATAGTTACTCAAGCAAGATATGGTGAAAGAGCTGAAATCCATCGAATCTTCCGGCGCTCGATATGCAAACTTAGCTCGAACAATAGAGCTACTTGAGCTAAAGGTTAGCTCCGGCGTTATTGATAACAATGAAATCACAAAGCAGTCAGTCGAAATCATCGCGGAATGGAATGCTCTGGCAAAGGACTCGCTATTAACCCCACACAACGAAAGTAAATTAAAATTAACATTTCACGTACTCATCGCACTGATAGTTTCTGCACTATTTTTCATTGTAGCAAGCAGCACACAAGCGGCAACTTAACTACAGCATAGTACATTCCAGTACACTAAAAGTTTTCATTAAAAATTATTTAGCACTACCAACACATAACCTTGGGCATTACCGACAGAGAGGAGGCAACGTAACGGTGTCCCATAAGTGCCGCATAGCATATGGCTTTTGGTTCCCAGGCCACAGCGACTGCGGCCTAGAACGTGATCGGCAGGCTCGTGAGGCCCCCTTTTTTCCGCGCTCCAGATGAAGCACGGGTTGCTCGAACAGCGGTCGAATCAATCATCCAGGTGTGGGGAACGATCAAGCCTTTTGTCATTGAGTCTTAGGTGCAATCGTCTGAGCATCTGATCGAATGTTCCGCGGTTTCGCCAGAGTCGGAAGCGGTGATAGACCGTCGCCCACGACCCGAAGCGCTCGGGCATATCTCGCCAGGCTGCTCCTGAGCAGAGCACCCAGAGCACACCATCGAGCATCAAGCGATCACTGCTGCGGGGCCTGCCCCTGACGTGGGCCGCCGTAAAAAGGTCGGCGACCACTGCCCACGCTTCATCCGAGAGTTCATAACGCTTTGCCATCACAGAATTCCTTTCCGTAGATGGCCGGCGACTGTACAGAACCCAGGCTGTTCCGAGGCCACATTTCGGTTTCTTCGGATTTCAGACAGAGCCTAGATATCAGACCGTGTTTTCAAGCTACGTATGGCCGAGCAGGGCCTGAACTGCTGTCAGGTTGTTTGGCCTGCGATAGATCAGCAAGGCCTTCGTATGTATCATCGTGTGAAGGCCGTACAGTGTTGAATCAAGGCCAATTGCTTTTCGATTCTGGCGTAGTGCGGGTGGAGATTGCATTGAGGCGTGTAGTCGGCTTGGAAACAGGCAATTCTCGCTATGGAGATGAATGTTAATCCTGCCTACGCCGTCAGCCTCACGGATTAGTCGTTTCAGATCAGCCAAGATGGCCTCACACAAACGCATGCCGGTGGCTCGCGCCAATAGAACAATCGGCAGCGCGTGGGTGATGATGACGGGATAGCGCATCGACGACCTGCTTAACCTGTTCGCGGTCTTGGCCTTGCGGAGACAGGAGCCGCAACCGGCTCCTGCGTGGGGCAACGCTTAGAAGATGTTGATCGGATACTCGGTGATCACCCGCACTTCGTTGAAGTTCAGCCCGCGATCAGGGCTGCGGAAACTGGCCTGGCGAATGCGGAAGGACAGGTCCTTGGCCGAGCCCGACTGCACCACGTACTTGAGTTCCAGGTCGCGCTCCCAGGCGCGGCCGTTGTCGGTCTGCGCGGTGTGGAAGTCGGTGCCGCGCAGGTAGCGGCCCATGAAACTCAAGCCGGGGATGCCGACACCGGCGAAGTTGAAATCGTAGCGGGCCTGCCACGAACGTTCGTTCTCGTAGTTGAAGTCCGAGTACTGCACGGAGTTGGCCAGGAACACCGTGCTGTTGCCATCCACGCCGTAGGTGTAGTTGCCGGTGCCGGTGACGCGCTGATGGGCGACCGTGAAAGTGTGTGGCCCGGCCGCCAGGGCAGCCGACAAACTCCAGATGCGGTTATCGAGGATGCCGCCCAATTGCCGGCCTTCGCTCTTGGTGTCATAGCCGTTGAAATCGAATGTGGCGGCCAAACCTTCGCTGATCGGTAATGACAACGTGGTGCCCAAGTAATACTTGCGCCAGTAATCTTCCACATCGGAATGATAGGCGCGCAGGTTCAATTGTTTATTGAAGTTGTAGTTGCCGCCGAACAAGTCCACCGAGGTCATGCCGCCGCTGTCGTGTTCACTCTGGTCGCGGGCGCGCAATCCGGTGAAGTGGCCGGCGTGCAGTGTCAGGTCGGGGATTTCCTTGCTGGTGACCAGCCAGCCCTGGGTGGTTTCCGGCAACAGGCGGTTGTCGCTGGTGGCCAGCACCGGCAGGTTCATCAGTTGCTCGCCGAACTTGAAGACGGTTTTCGAGAACCGCGCCTTCACCGCAGCGCCACCCTTGGAATAGCTGCTCTTGGCGCCGTCGCTGTCTTCCTCCAGCAGCAGCGTGCCACCGCCTTTGCGTCCGCCGCCGGTGTCCAGTTTCAAGCCGAGCAAGCCGATGGCGTCCACCCCGAAGCCAACGGTGCCCGGGGTATAACCGGACTCGAAAATGCCAATGAAACCCTGCGCCCATTCTTCGGAATAGTTCTGCGAAGTGCGGTCGTCGAGGAAGTTGCGGTTCATGTAAAAGTTGCGCGCTTTTATCGAGAAGTGCGCATCTTCGACAAAGCCACCCGTGTCGGCCATGGCGTTGCAGGAGAGGGCGCAAGTAACAGCCAGTGCCAATTTGGTCTTCTTAGCATTCATGTAGTTATTTTCCAGGCGTGTGCGTGAGCGCACGGCCGACATCAAGGCGATGACGGCCGTGGGTTCAAGTTCGATAAATCAATAAGTGTGTTGGCGGACGAATGGAGGGTTGGAATTATTCGCTAGGCGTTATCTCCGAAGTGTTTGGTGGGGTGATTACAGCAGTTGGTCGATCAGGGTTTTCTGGAAGGCCACGGTTTGCGCATCGGGCTGCTGCGATTCGAGCATGGCCAGCAACGGGTCCTGCACCTCGGTGCGCAGGCCACTGAGCGCCTCGATGGCCGCCAACCCGCAGAACGGCACATAGGCTTCGGCGTAACCGCCTTCATGCACCAGCACCAGTTTGCCGTCGCACAGGCGTTCGGCCGCCTCGCGGGTCAGGCGGGTCAGTTCGCGGTAGCTGTCGCTGTGCAGCAACATGCGCCCCAGCGGGTCGACGCCACTGGCGTCATAGCCGCAGGCGACGATGATCAGTTGCGGGCGATAACGCTCCAGCGCCGGCAGGACGATGCGCTGCATCGCGTACAGGTAGGCCTCGTGGCCACTGCCCGGTGGCAGCGGCACGTTGACGTTCAGGCCGGCCCCGGCGCCGCTGCCGGTGTCGTGCTCGCCGGTGTAGCCGCGGGGGTAGGCGCGCTGCTGGTGGATCGACAGCGTCAGCACATCGTCGCGCTCGTAATAGATTGTCTGGGTGCCGTTGCCGTGGTGCACGTCCCAGTCGAGCACCGCCACGCGCTCGATACCAAAGCGCTCGCGGGCGATCTCGATGGCGATGGCGATGTTGTTCAGGTAGCAGAAACCCATGGCCTGGTCGGGCAGGGCGTGATGGCCCGGCGGGCGGCTGAGTACATAGGCGTTGCTCAGCTCGCCTTGCAGCACCTGGTTGACCGCCGCGCTGACCAGCCCGGCCGAGACCCGGGCGACCTCGTAGGTGGCCGGGCCGACCGGCGCGCCCGGGTCGAGCAGGCCGCCACCGTTGGCGCACAGCTGGCGAAAGCGTTGCAGGTATTCGGGCGTGTGTACCTTGAGCATCTGCGCCATGGACACCGGCTCGCCGCCGCGCTGCACCAGCGACCTGCCCAGGCCCGAGACTTCCACCAGGTTCTTCAGGCGCCGTTTCGACTCCGGCGATTCGGCGTGGGCGGCGCCCGATGGCGGTTCGACCCAGCCGCCCACCGGCAAGGTCAGGGCGAACAGGCCGCCGCTGTGCCAGAAGCAGTGTTCATCGTGAAAAAATCCGCTGTTGCTCATGTGTATTCCTTGCATCGAGGCAGGCTCAGCCTGCGGTACCAATGGCGGTGACGGGCGCGGCCTGGGAGCGCACCCGGGCCATCACCAGCGCGGCCACCAGGTTCAGCGCGGCGAGGACGAACAGGCCGTATTCCAGGTGCCCGCTGGCTTGCTTGATCCAACCCATCATGAACGGGCTGGCATAGCCGCCGAGGTTGCCGACGGTGGTCATCAGGGCGATACCGACGCCGGTGGCGGCACCGGTCAGCAGGGTGCCGGGGATCGCCCACAGCACGTTGAACGCCGACAGGCTGCCGGCCATCGCCAGGCACAGGCTGGCCAGGCACAACACCGGCTGGTTGTGGAAGGTCGCGCTCAGGGCCAGGCCCAGGCACGCGGCGAGGATCGACAGCGAGGCGTGCCAGCGGCGCTCGCGGGTGCGGTCCGAATGCTTGCCAACGATCAGCATGCACACCGAGCCCACCGCAAACGGCACGGCCGACAGCAGGCCGGTCTGCAACAGCGTCTGCTCACCCAGGTTGCGGATGATTTGCGGCAGCCAGAAGCTCACGCCATAGGTGCCGCACAACAGGGCGAAGTTGACGAACACCAGGCACCACAACGCGCGGTGGCGGAAGGCGCTACGGAACGTGTGGGTGGCACCGGCCTGCTCGTGTTCGCGGCGTTGGCGGTCGAGGTCGGCGACCACCTTGGCGTTCTGCGCGGGGCTGAGCCAACGCACCTTGCCCGGACGATCATCGAGGTAGAAGAACACCACGATGCCGAGGATCACCGCGGGCAGGCCTTCGAGCAGAAACAGCCATTGCCAGCCGGCCAGGCCGTGCATGCCGGCGAAGGTCTGCATGATCCAGCCCGACAGCGGCCCACCGATCACCCCGGCGAAACCCACGCCCAGGCTAAGGCAGGCCAGGCCCTGGGATTGCGCATAGGACGGCAGCCAGTACGTCAGGTACAGCACGACGCCGGGATAGAAACCGGCTTCGGCCACCCCCAGCAAAAAACGCAGGATGTAGAACGAGGTGGGGCTGGAGACGAACATCATCGACGTCGAGATGATGCCCCACACCACCATGATCCGCGCTATCCACAGACGTGCGCCGACGCGCTGCAGCATCATGTTGCTGGGGATCTCGAACAGGCAGTAACCGAGGAAGAACACCCCGGCGCCAAAGCCGAAGGCCATGTCGCTCAAGCCCACGTCGGCAGCCATCTGCAATTTGGCGAAGCCGACGTTGACGCGGTCGAGGAAGGCCACGACATAGAGCACGAAGAGGAACGGCAGGATGCGCCAGGCGATGCGGTTGTACAGCGAGCAATCCTGCTCGCTGACAAAGGTATTGCGGGAAATGAGATTCATCAGAGGCTCTCTGGAATTATCGGGCAGCCTGCGCACAAGGCAGGCCGCAATGCTTTTTTGGGCAGCGAGCGGTAAAACTGTTCTTCGCTATTTTGTTTTTATCTGCGAAACATTGTTTCTCTGAGTGGTGGCGATAGTAAGAAGCCCTCCGAGTGGCTGTCAAGGGTTGGCGGGATGAATGGGCAACGACCTGCGTTGCGCCGGGGTTTAGCGACGGGACAGCGAGCGCGAGAGCAACAGCAGCACGGTGGCGAACAGCACCATGATGGTCGCGGCGGCCAGCAGCACCGGGCTCAAGGCTTCGCGGGCGGTGGTGAACATCTCCCGCGGCAGGGTGCGTTGGTCGGGGCCGGCGAGGAACAGCGTTACCACCACTTCGTCCAGCGAGGTGGCGAAGGCGAACAGCGCGCCCGAGACCAGGCCCGGCGAAATCAGCGGCAAGGTCACCTGGCGCAGCGTCACCCTGGGTGTCGCGCCCATGCTGGCCGCCGCCCACAACAACCGTTGGTTGAGACCACCCAGCGCGGCGCCGACGTTGACGATGACGAAGGGCACCGCCAGGGTCGTGTGGGCCAGCACCAGGCCTGTGTAGCTGCGGGTCAGGCCGGCACTGGAAAACACGAAGTACATGCCGACTCCGACGATCACCGCCGGCACGATCATCGGCGCGATCAGCAGCACTTCGATCACGCGCTTGCCGGGCATCGCCGGATGGCGCAGACCGAGCGCCGCCAGGCCACCGAGCAACACCGCCAGGGCGGTGCTGGTCAGGGCGATGGCGAAGCTGTTGGCCAGCGCGCCCAGCCACTGGCTGGAGCCGAAGAACTGCTCGTACCAGTGCAGGGTGAAACTGCCCAGTGGCAGCGACATGTAGCGGTTGTCGCTGAACGACAGCGGCAGCACCACCAGGATCGGCAGCAGCAGGAACGCCAGCACCAGCACGCCACTGAGCGACAGGCCGAGGTTGCCGAACCAGGCCAGCGGCCCGCGGTTGGGATTGCGGATCATCGTTTGGCTCCTTCATGGCCGCGCCGGGCCAGGTGTGCCTGGACCAGATAAAGCAGGGTGGTGGCCACCAGCAGGATCAGGCCCAGGGCCGAGGCCAGGCCCCAGTTGAGGGTGCCGGTGGTGAACTGGGCGATGTAGAAGCTGATCATCTGGTCGGCGGGCCCGCCGAGCAGCGCCGGTGTGATGTAGAAACCCAGGGTGACGATGAACACCATCAGCGCGCCGGCCGCCAAGCCCGGCAACACCTGCGGCAGGTAGACCTGGAAAAACACCCGCAACGGCCGCGCGCCCATGGAGTAGGCCGCCTGCACCAGCAAGCGGTTGCAGCCAGCCATGGCCGCCAGCAACGGAAAGACCATGAACGGCAGCATCACGTGGACCAGCGCCAGGATCACCCCGAAGCGGTTGTAGAGCAGGTGCAAGGGGCTGTCGACCAGGCCCAGGCGCAGCAGCCAGGCGTTGACCAGGCCTTCGTCCTGCAGCAGCACCATCCAGGCAGTGGTGCGCACCAGGATCGAGGTCCAGAACGGCAGCAGGATCAACAGCAGCAAGGCATTGCGGGTGCGCGGCGTGCGCTTGTCGAGAAAGGCGCACAACGGGAACGTCAGCAGCACGCAGACAAGCGTAGTGATCGCTGCAATGCCGAAGGTCCGGCCGAGGATCGCCCGGTACAGCCCGGCTTCTTCCCTGGCCACCAGCCCGTCGCGGTAATCGTGCTTCAAGTCCACCGCCGACAGCAGGTGATAGCTGCCCACTGGCCCGGCGGCACGCTTGAAGGTCTGCCAGGTGGCGTTGTCCAGCCAGCGTGGGTCGAGGGCCTGCAACGAGGCGGCGGTGCCGTCCAGTTTGGTGACCTCGCGCCGGGCCGTGGTCAGCAGGGCGCGCAGTGCTGGCGCCTCGTAGGCCAGGCGGCGTGCCGCTGCGGCGAGTTCCCGTGGCGGCACTTGTTGCAGGTCCTGCACCAGTGGCGCGAACAGGCGTGCATCCGGCGTTGAGGTGCCGTCCCACTGCGCCACGGCCTGCGCCGTGGCGGGCAGCGCCTGGGCCAGTTCCGGGTCGGCCACGGCGCGCCACAACAGCGTGCCGATGGGCCCGACGAAGGTCAGCAGCAGGAACAGCACCAAAGGCGCCAGCAGGCCATAGGCCCGCCACAGCGCTGCGCGGTCCTTGCGCGCCACCACCGGGATGGCGTTGTCGAAGGCAAGAGCACTCATGTGATTTCCCCGGCTCACTTGGCCGCCCAGGCGGTCCACTTGGCGTTCAGTTCATCGATGCGATCGACCCAGAAGTGGTCGTCCAGCACCAGCACGTTGGCACTGTTCTGTGGCGCACTGGGCGAATCGGCCAGCGCCGCCGGGTCGGTTTCGGCGATGCCCTTGAGCGAGGTGATGCCGGTCGGTTGCAGGGCTGGCCAGCGTTTCTGGTTCTCGCCGTCACCCATCACCTTGAGCAGGCCGTAGGCCTTTTCCACGTTCGGCGAGTTGGCGAGGATCGCCCAGCTGTCCATGGTTTGCAGCGACTGGTTCC
Coding sequences within:
- a CDS encoding OprD family porin, with amino-acid sequence MNAKKTKLALAVTCALSCNAMADTGGFVEDAHFSIKARNFYMNRNFLDDRTSQNYSEEWAQGFIGIFESGYTPGTVGFGVDAIGLLGLKLDTGGGRKGGGTLLLEEDSDGAKSSYSKGGAAVKARFSKTVFKFGEQLMNLPVLATSDNRLLPETTQGWLVTSKEIPDLTLHAGHFTGLRARDQSEHDSGGMTSVDLFGGNYNFNKQLNLRAYHSDVEDYWRKYYLGTTLSLPISEGLAATFDFNGYDTKSEGRQLGGILDNRIWSLSAALAAGPHTFTVAHQRVTGTGNYTYGVDGNSTVFLANSVQYSDFNYENERSWQARYDFNFAGVGIPGLSFMGRYLRGTDFHTAQTDNGRAWERDLELKYVVQSGSAKDLSFRIRQASFRSPDRGLNFNEVRVITEYPINIF
- a CDS encoding ABC transporter permease, coding for MSALAFDNAIPVVARKDRAALWRAYGLLAPLVLFLLLTFVGPIGTLLWRAVADPELAQALPATAQAVAQWDGTSTPDARLFAPLVQDLQQVPPRELAAAARRLAYEAPALRALLTTARREVTKLDGTAASLQALDPRWLDNATWQTFKRAAGPVGSYHLLSAVDLKHDYRDGLVAREEAGLYRAILGRTFGIAAITTLVCVLLTFPLCAFLDKRTPRTRNALLLLILLPFWTSILVRTTAWMVLLQDEGLVNAWLLRLGLVDSPLHLLYNRFGVILALVHVMLPFMVFPLLAAMAGCNRLLVQAAYSMGARPLRVFFQVYLPQVLPGLAAGALMVFIVTLGFYITPALLGGPADQMISFYIAQFTTGTLNWGLASALGLILLVATTLLYLVQAHLARRGHEGAKR
- a CDS encoding class II histone deacetylase — protein: MSNSGFFHDEHCFWHSGGLFALTLPVGGWVEPPSGAAHAESPESKRRLKNLVEVSGLGRSLVQRGGEPVSMAQMLKVHTPEYLQRFRQLCANGGGLLDPGAPVGPATYEVARVSAGLVSAAVNQVLQGELSNAYVLSRPPGHHALPDQAMGFCYLNNIAIAIEIARERFGIERVAVLDWDVHHGNGTQTIYYERDDVLTLSIHQQRAYPRGYTGEHDTGSGAGAGLNVNVPLPPGSGHEAYLYAMQRIVLPALERYRPQLIIVACGYDASGVDPLGRMLLHSDSYRELTRLTREAAERLCDGKLVLVHEGGYAEAYVPFCGLAAIEALSGLRTEVQDPLLAMLESQQPDAQTVAFQKTLIDQLL
- a CDS encoding ABC transporter permease encodes the protein MIRNPNRGPLAWFGNLGLSLSGVLVLAFLLLPILVVLPLSFSDNRYMSLPLGSFTLHWYEQFFGSSQWLGALANSFAIALTSTALAVLLGGLAALGLRHPAMPGKRVIEVLLIAPMIVPAVIVGVGMYFVFSSAGLTRSYTGLVLAHTTLAVPFVIVNVGAALGGLNQRLLWAAASMGATPRVTLRQVTLPLISPGLVSGALFAFATSLDEVVVTLFLAGPDQRTLPREMFTTAREALSPVLLAAATIMVLFATVLLLLSRSLSRR
- a CDS encoding MFS transporter, which encodes MNLISRNTFVSEQDCSLYNRIAWRILPFLFVLYVVAFLDRVNVGFAKLQMAADVGLSDMAFGFGAGVFFLGYCLFEIPSNMMLQRVGARLWIARIMVVWGIISTSMMFVSSPTSFYILRFLLGVAEAGFYPGVVLYLTYWLPSYAQSQGLACLSLGVGFAGVIGGPLSGWIMQTFAGMHGLAGWQWLFLLEGLPAVILGIVVFFYLDDRPGKVRWLSPAQNAKVVADLDRQRREHEQAGATHTFRSAFRHRALWCLVFVNFALLCGTYGVSFWLPQIIRNLGEQTLLQTGLLSAVPFAVGSVCMLIVGKHSDRTRERRWHASLSILAACLGLALSATFHNQPVLCLASLCLAMAGSLSAFNVLWAIPGTLLTGAATGVGIALMTTVGNLGGYASPFMMGWIKQASGHLEYGLFVLAALNLVAALVMARVRSQAAPVTAIGTAG